The genomic DNA ATGATCGATTCCTGCAACCTCCGAGTTATTAAAAAGGTGCACCATGCCCGCAATTTGATCAAATGCATCTATGGTGATTAGAAATCATTTTAACTTTGAATCTGCAAGTTAAACAAAGGGCTGCTTGTAATCATCAACTAGAAGATTAAACAGCCCATTCACCACGTTCAGGGAGCCATAGATCCACCACATATGACATACCTCCTCAAGGACGGACCAGGTTACTTGAAAAGGTCCAACACCTTCTTCACACTTCCAGAATCAAAATATCAGGACCCTAGTAAAAAGCTATCACAACTAAAACAATAAATCATATCCTGTGCAAGTTTGAAGCACATTATTACTACTTTGCAAGTCCCCTGTAAACCATCAATTATGGTAATATATGTCTCTGCTAAGACATGCACACCATCCAGAAAGAATGATTCAGGTGGACTATCAAAATATACAAGATAAAATCCTGATCACAGACTAAGTATCTTCCACAGCTTGCCTTAGGTTTATACGAGTTACCATTACAATTGCTCTTCTTTGCACTTCCCTGCTTAGCTCCCTTCTCCTATCTTATTTTTCCCACCAAAAGGTAAAATTTATACTACAATAGAATAATAGCCAGCACAGAATCGCTATTCAAGGATCACTCAAAAAAGAACAAGTTATTTAATTTGAGTTACAATGTGGCATAACATGAAAACCCAAGTAAACATGCTGAACAACTGAAGTGTTAAAGACATCTCAAACTAAGCTTTTTAATTTGCTAAAAATCTAATAACAGGGCAACATTCCACAATGTCAAATGTTGATCCTTTGGATGGCTTAAGTCATTTCTCAAACCATAGTCCAAATAGATATTGCAGGAGCCAGATCACATCTTACCAGAAACTATGCAACAGAAACAGCAATAGTCTATGATTTCTTAAGTGCCAAAATTACCCAGTAAGGTATTACTTAAATCCATAATCCAATGCAGTGTTCCACCATTGCTTCTCGCACTCCAGCAGATCTGCACATGAATAAACACCAACACCAAACATTGTTCCTTAGTAAACATTATAAACACGTCCATCAACGCCCATCTAAATTAGTCAGTAGAAACAGTGAAAGTAAATTGATAACAGTTTAAAATTCAAGCTGAATTGGCTTTAATACATGAGGGGATGGTTCTCCCAGTGTTGAATTGGGCAGGTTAATCAGGCAAATCATAAAGGAACTATTTTGTCAGGTTTTGATAGGTAACTTTGAGCCCAAATGAGCTTGGAATTTGTTCATGTTCAATTCTTTTTCAACTAGGCCTTTAAGTACCTACATAGGTGAACATGCCTAACAAGGAAGTCATATACAAAGTGAGAGAATCCTTCATATGGATTTAAACAAGAGAAAATATGAACGAATATATAGAATATATAGAATATGAGGAGCACTATAAATTACCCAGCACAGCATAACATTAAAACCAAACTGAGAGCACTTATTTGGGCTTCTTTTACCTAAAGTCTTGGATGAAATAGATGCCCAATTAAGAGGAATTCATCATACAATAAACTCACAGAAAAACCACCAAATTACTTTATAATCATTAATCAATTTagtattacataaaaaaatacaacatCCAGAAAGTTAAAATTGCAACAGACATTATGCACACACTGAGAGTTCAGGCGTGAATAACACTAATTCAAAAcctaaacaaattattaaaaaaaaattaaaattgatgatGTAGCTGAAGAAAGTAGATCTATTGTGAAAATGTGCAGCAAATAAatgcaaatattaaaaattgttgcAGATTGAGATGAGAAATAGATGAGCATACATTCAAGAGTTTGGTGAAGTGAAGAAAGagaatctcattttcatttagTCCTCTTCTTCTGcatctttattctttttcttcttcttctttttcttctcactCTTATCAGCCTCAGCATCACCCCCACTAATGCCCATAGGTGATCCAAAGGCGGTGCCATCCTCAGCCtccttgttcttcttcttctttttcttcttctcagaCTTCTCCTTATCAACTGTGCCAGCTTCATCCTTATCTTCATCCTCCTCTATCTTCACCTTCACAGCTTTCTCTTCATCAGATAAGGCAGCATCACcattctccttctccttcttcttctttttcttcttctctttcttttcagtTTCGACGAACTCTGACACCTCTTCAATCTCCTTCTTAATCTTCTTAGCAGGAACTGTAACAGGATCATCAGTACTTTCATCCAATTTTCGTTTGCGTTGCTCCCCATCAATCTCTTCCTTCACATCAGTCTCTGCCTTCACAGTGGGTTCCACAGCAGCTGCAAGACTTGCAACCATAGAATCCCCTCCTGTAGGCAGAACCACATTCCTTAACCATTCTGAAGGAGTATTCTCATTTGGCTTCccatgtttatttaattttcccTCAGTAATCAGTTTCTTCTTCATGGCTGCCCTTGGTCCCAAGCCCCATTTCCTTGGGTAAGTATCCCGATCCATGACCACCCTCTTAATTCTTGCCACAACACCATGATCACAAGTTGCCATTACAGCAGTTGTCATCTCTGCAATGCCCAATGCAATTGCCTCTCCTTTGGTAGTCATAAGGACAACTTCCTCACcattctcaatttcattttcaaatctcAACAACCCTGGAATCATCAATTTTGCACCATAACAAATCGCATTCACAGCAGAATCCTTCACAACCAATCTCTTATAACTAGTTAAGACCACTTCAAGTGGCATAATAACCCGTCTCAAATAACTCTCATCCCTGTAATTATCATAAACCCATTGAGCATCCATAACATCGTGCATTGTAACCATGTTATCTTTCTCACCCAAAATCCCAGACCGCACCCTACGAAGCTCCTGCATATGCCCTCCCACGCCAAGAATCAGGCCCAAATGCACACATAATGTCCTTACATAAGTTCCCGCCTCGCAAGAAAtccaaaaaacaactaaatgcCTATCTGGGTCGTACTCAAGAAGCTTACTCTCATAAATCGTCCTAATCCTAAGTTGCCTTTTTACAGCAGAAATCAAAGGTGGCCTCTGGAACACCGCTCCAGTTAGGGTTTCAAGCGCCCGAGCCACCTTGGCAACATCGGGCACTGAAGAGTGTAAACGGGCAACACAGACATATTCTTTTCCCGCGCCTTGCTGGGATTTCACAAGGCGGGTGGCTCGATCGATACACACTATGAGATTTCCAGTCACTTTAGGATCGAGGGTACCGCTGTGACCAGTTTTTTCAACTCGGAGAATGCGCTTAATCCAAGCGACAACCTCGTGAGAAGATGGGTTAGCGGGTTTATCAAGATTGAGAATGCCGTACCTGATGTACTCAGCCAGAGGACGCTTGAGGGGCGAATAACCGGAGGGAAGAGGAGTGTAGTGCCCAGTGCGTACATTGAGACGGTCGTAGTTCTTGAGAAGGATTGGCCACTGAGAGGTGTCTAACGAAGGAGTGAAGCTCTGGGGTTTGATTAGGAACTCACCGTCCTTCTGAGTAGGATCGGAACCGAATTCGACAACATCAAGGGCTTCTGTACGgctcttattcttcttctttttcttctcggAACGCGAAAGCTCGAGCTCAGACATGGCTCACTGTGTTGTGATTGTCGTTGCTATTAGGGTTTTGGAGGTGGCTAGAGGAGGGAAGAGGGTTTTAGAGGAAATGAAGATTTTATAGGGTTTTTTGGGTTTAGGGCATCAGAAGTTCAGAACCATCTACAATCACGGGCAGAGTCTCGGGTCGAGCCACTATAAACTGGAAGGCGGTGCTATTTGCTGGGTTTGGACTTGGGCCCAATGAATTTTTTTGGGCTGGGCTAGGTGGCAACAAGTTTCCAAAGAATGAATCGTGGACGAATTTTGAGCCTTGAGCGTTTGGCCCATTAAGCATTTCAATCCAACAATGGATCCACTTTTGA from Vitis riparia cultivar Riparia Gloire de Montpellier isolate 1030 chromosome 8, EGFV_Vit.rip_1.0, whole genome shotgun sequence includes the following:
- the LOC117920475 gene encoding H/ACA ribonucleoprotein complex subunit 4, producing the protein MSELELSRSEKKKKKNKSRTEALDVVEFGSDPTQKDGEFLIKPQSFTPSLDTSQWPILLKNYDRLNVRTGHYTPLPSGYSPLKRPLAEYIRYGILNLDKPANPSSHEVVAWIKRILRVEKTGHSGTLDPKVTGNLIVCIDRATRLVKSQQGAGKEYVCVARLHSSVPDVAKVARALETLTGAVFQRPPLISAVKRQLRIRTIYESKLLEYDPDRHLVVFWISCEAGTYVRTLCVHLGLILGVGGHMQELRRVRSGILGEKDNMVTMHDVMDAQWVYDNYRDESYLRRVIMPLEVVLTSYKRLVVKDSAVNAICYGAKLMIPGLLRFENEIENGEEVVLMTTKGEAIALGIAEMTTAVMATCDHGVVARIKRVVMDRDTYPRKWGLGPRAAMKKKLITEGKLNKHGKPNENTPSEWLRNVVLPTGGDSMVASLAAAVEPTVKAETDVKEEIDGEQRKRKLDESTDDPVTVPAKKIKKEIEEVSEFVETEKKEKKKKKKKEKENGDAALSDEEKAVKVKIEEDEDKDEAGTVDKEKSEKKKKKKKNKEAEDGTAFGSPMGISGGDAEADKSEKKKKKKKKNKDAEEED